From Phenylobacterium immobile (ATCC 35973), a single genomic window includes:
- a CDS encoding efflux RND transporter periplasmic adaptor subunit: MGNASSETPAANPRRRQLMILGGVVVAGVALWGGYELLFGGRTVETDNAYVGAEVAQVTPLVAGPVARILVRETQTVKQGDTLLILDDSDARIAVAEARAALGQAERRVAGFQANDDALGGQVGARQADVARARADLQLARLDLARRNRLSGSGAVSGEELTNARNSAATAEAALAQAEANLKSAQGQRQANAVMIKGATIDNPDIVGARARLEAAELALSRTVIRAPTTGVISRKQVQVGQQVAVGAPLMSVAPLQAAYVDANFKEVQLTKVRPGQSVTLVSDLYGDDVKFHGRVFGFAGGTGSAFSLIPAQNASGNWIKVVQRLPVRIDLDPRELVRHPLRVGLSMKAKIDISDAR; this comes from the coding sequence ATGGGCAACGCGTCTTCAGAAACACCGGCCGCCAACCCGCGTCGCCGCCAGTTGATGATCCTGGGCGGGGTCGTCGTCGCCGGCGTCGCCCTTTGGGGCGGCTACGAGCTCTTGTTCGGCGGCCGCACGGTCGAGACCGACAACGCCTATGTCGGCGCTGAAGTGGCCCAGGTGACGCCCCTGGTGGCCGGACCTGTCGCCCGGATCCTGGTGCGCGAGACCCAGACCGTGAAACAGGGCGACACCCTGCTGATCCTCGACGATTCCGACGCCCGCATCGCCGTCGCCGAAGCGCGCGCCGCCCTGGGGCAGGCCGAGCGGCGGGTCGCCGGCTTCCAGGCCAATGACGATGCGCTCGGCGGCCAGGTCGGCGCGCGCCAGGCCGACGTCGCCCGGGCCCGCGCGGACCTGCAACTGGCCCGCCTCGACCTCGCCCGCCGCAACCGACTGTCTGGCTCCGGCGCGGTCTCCGGCGAAGAACTGACCAATGCGCGCAACAGCGCCGCCACCGCCGAAGCCGCGCTCGCTCAGGCCGAAGCCAACCTCAAGTCGGCCCAGGGCCAGCGCCAGGCCAACGCCGTCATGATCAAGGGCGCGACCATCGACAACCCCGACATCGTCGGCGCGCGCGCGCGGCTTGAGGCGGCCGAACTGGCGCTCTCGCGCACCGTGATCCGCGCACCAACCACCGGCGTCATCTCCCGCAAGCAGGTGCAGGTCGGTCAGCAGGTCGCCGTCGGCGCGCCTCTGATGTCGGTCGCGCCGCTCCAGGCGGCCTATGTCGACGCGAACTTCAAGGAAGTGCAGCTGACCAAGGTGCGCCCCGGGCAGTCGGTGACGCTCGTATCCGATCTCTATGGCGACGACGTGAAGTTTCACGGCCGCGTTTTCGGCTTCGCCGGCGGCACGGGCTCGGCCTTCTCGCTGATCCCGGCGCAGAACGCCTCGGGCAACTGGATCAAGGTGGTCCAACGCCTGCCCGTGCGCATCGACCTCGATCCCCGTGAACTGGTCCGACATCCCTTGCGCGTCGGCCTTTCCATGAAGGCCAAGATCGACATCAGCGACGCGCGTTGA
- a CDS encoding efflux transporter outer membrane subunit gives MRRAEAAAGQTRARQLPTVRVNGSVQEAKQSYNNGIPADFVPRGYNSYGRLTLDFAWELDFWGRNRAAVAAAVSDARAAQAEAAEARLMLATGVAAAYADFAGLNAEREIAARAVDLQGQTAALVAQRVANGLDTRGEQRQAEAEPLQARADLAALDEQIALTRNRIAALLGAGPDRGLAITIPPPAALKPFGLPPAIAAELVGRRPDVTAARWRAEASAARMREARAAFYPNVNLAGFIGAQALHVDRLFNAGSDIGGVGPAISLPIFEGGALRAGLSGARADRDGAVAAYDGAVAEAFRQVADVVASETALAAQLSDSRAALAASEDAYRIARLRYEGELSTYSTLLQAEQQLLTRRRRLADLEARAFSLDVALVRALGGGFQAG, from the coding sequence ATGCGCCGAGCGGAAGCCGCCGCCGGCCAGACCCGCGCGCGCCAGCTCCCAACCGTCCGCGTGAACGGCTCGGTTCAGGAGGCCAAGCAGAGTTATAACAACGGCATCCCGGCGGACTTCGTCCCGCGCGGCTACAATAGCTATGGCCGGCTGACGCTGGATTTCGCCTGGGAGCTGGACTTCTGGGGGCGCAACCGCGCCGCCGTGGCGGCCGCCGTCTCCGACGCCCGCGCCGCCCAGGCCGAGGCCGCCGAGGCGCGGTTGATGCTGGCCACCGGGGTCGCAGCCGCCTACGCCGACTTCGCCGGCCTGAACGCGGAACGCGAGATCGCCGCGCGCGCCGTCGACCTCCAGGGCCAGACCGCCGCTCTGGTCGCCCAGCGCGTGGCCAACGGTCTCGACACCCGCGGCGAGCAGCGCCAGGCCGAGGCCGAGCCGCTGCAAGCCCGCGCCGACCTGGCCGCCCTGGACGAACAGATCGCACTGACCCGCAACCGCATCGCCGCCCTGCTGGGCGCTGGCCCCGATCGGGGCCTGGCGATCACGATTCCGCCCCCCGCCGCCCTCAAGCCCTTCGGCCTGCCCCCCGCCATCGCGGCCGAGCTGGTCGGCCGTCGTCCAGACGTCACCGCCGCCCGCTGGCGCGCCGAGGCCAGCGCCGCGCGCATGCGTGAGGCGCGCGCGGCCTTCTATCCCAACGTCAATCTCGCCGGTTTCATCGGCGCCCAGGCCTTGCACGTCGACCGCCTGTTCAACGCCGGTTCGGACATCGGCGGCGTCGGCCCTGCGATCAGCCTGCCGATCTTCGAGGGCGGGGCCCTGCGCGCGGGGCTAAGCGGCGCCCGCGCCGATCGCGATGGCGCCGTGGCCGCCTATGACGGCGCCGTAGCCGAGGCGTTCCGCCAGGTGGCCGACGTTGTCGCCTCCGAGACTGCGCTCGCCGCCCAGCTGTCCGATAGCCGGGCGGCCCTGGCCGCAAGCGAAGACGCCTACCGCATTGCTCGCCTTCGCTACGAAGGCGAGCTTTCCACCTACTCGACCCTGCTGCAGGCCGAACAACAGCTCCTGACGCGCCGCCGGCGTCTCGCCGACCTGGAGGCCCGCGCCTTCAGTCTCGACGTCGCCCTGGTCCGCGCGCTCGGCGGCGGCTTCCAGGCCGGCTGA
- a CDS encoding TetR/AcrR family transcriptional regulator, which translates to MTAPAKPARLDRDARREVILDVAQGVFLEDGFAAASMSTIAARLGGSKGTLYNYFKSKDELFEDVVRRHCFWRQEALFGDLDPGLGAETTLLRLAATYIRITLNEETMRSLRLVIAEVERSPQIGRSFYEEGPKFGADRLATMMADWMGSGDLEADDPLEAAEFFLGLCKGRFYMPRLLNYSPELTPAQAMAAAEKSVRAFLKIYAKAG; encoded by the coding sequence ATGACGGCTCCGGCCAAGCCCGCCCGCCTCGACCGTGACGCCCGCCGGGAAGTGATCCTCGACGTCGCCCAGGGCGTGTTCCTAGAGGATGGCTTCGCTGCGGCCTCGATGTCGACGATCGCCGCGCGGCTGGGCGGGTCCAAGGGCACGCTCTACAATTACTTCAAGAGCAAGGATGAGCTGTTCGAGGACGTGGTCCGCCGCCATTGCTTCTGGCGCCAGGAGGCGTTGTTCGGGGACCTTGATCCGGGGCTCGGCGCCGAGACCACCCTGCTGCGCCTGGCGGCGACCTACATCCGCATCACCTTGAACGAAGAGACCATGCGCAGCCTGCGGCTGGTCATCGCCGAGGTGGAGCGTTCGCCGCAGATTGGCCGCAGCTTCTATGAGGAGGGCCCGAAGTTCGGCGCGGATCGTCTGGCGACCATGATGGCCGACTGGATGGGGAGCGGCGACCTGGAGGCGGATGACCCGCTGGAGGCCGCCGAGTTCTTCCTCGGCCTCTGCAAGGGCCGCTTCTACATGCCCCGGCTGCTGAATTATTCGCCGGAGCTGACGCCGGCGCAGGCCATGGCCGCCGCCGAGAAGTCGGTCCGCGCCTTTCTGAAGATCTACGCCAAGGCCGGCTGA
- a CDS encoding glycine cleavage system protein R, translating into METLILNVTGSDRPGLTQALAAAVLGAGGNWLESHLSQLGGLYVGSVLVEVEAEGVERLRAAVKAVDSQGLEVRIAPAIAVAAPAGPAIQFSLVGHDRPGIVHQVTALLSDLGANIEALDTRLSLEAQTGAPLFHMEARLSLPAGLASDEVQVALEAISGEIMVDVAVQPALA; encoded by the coding sequence ATGGAAACCCTGATCCTCAACGTCACCGGCAGCGACCGGCCGGGGCTGACGCAGGCGCTGGCGGCGGCGGTGCTGGGCGCGGGCGGCAACTGGCTGGAGAGCCATCTCAGCCAACTGGGCGGGCTGTATGTGGGCTCGGTGCTCGTCGAGGTTGAGGCCGAGGGAGTCGAGCGGTTGCGCGCCGCGGTCAAGGCCGTCGATTCTCAGGGCCTTGAGGTGCGGATCGCGCCGGCCATCGCCGTCGCCGCGCCTGCGGGGCCCGCGATCCAGTTCAGCCTGGTCGGGCATGACCGCCCCGGCATTGTCCATCAAGTCACCGCGCTCCTGAGTGATCTCGGCGCCAATATCGAGGCCCTCGACACGCGGCTCAGCCTGGAGGCGCAGACCGGGGCGCCTTTGTTCCACATGGAAGCGCGCTTGAGCCTGCCGGCCGGCCTCGCCAGCGACGAGGTTCAGGTCGCTCTGGAAGCCATCTCGGGCGAGATCATGGTGGACGTCGCCGTTCAGCCGGCCTTGGCGTAG
- a CDS encoding HAD hydrolase-like protein, with translation MPIRSRRALLLDLDGTLVDPAAGMLASFRHAAASLSVDVAEDADLRWMIGPPIRESFAQLLGGRADPLEALRLYRQRYSERGLYDAVVYPRIAEALGHHQDRGAQLFVCTAKFHGFAARIVDHFGLRPYLSGVYGAELDGRNENKAELIAHILDAEGLEPSDVCMVGDRKHDVIAAAHHAIPTIGVLWGFGGRDELEAAGAAMIVESADALWAPAPIR, from the coding sequence ATGCCTATCCGCTCACGCCGCGCCCTGCTTCTCGATCTCGACGGCACGCTCGTCGATCCGGCGGCCGGCATGCTGGCCAGCTTCCGCCACGCCGCCGCAAGCCTGAGCGTTGATGTCGCGGAAGACGCCGACCTGCGCTGGATGATCGGTCCGCCGATTCGCGAGTCCTTCGCCCAACTGCTGGGCGGCCGCGCCGATCCGCTGGAGGCGCTACGCCTCTATCGACAACGCTATTCCGAACGAGGCCTGTACGATGCGGTAGTCTATCCGCGGATCGCCGAGGCCCTCGGCCACCATCAGGACCGCGGTGCGCAGCTCTTTGTCTGCACGGCGAAGTTCCATGGTTTCGCCGCCCGCATCGTCGACCACTTCGGCCTGCGGCCCTACCTCTCCGGAGTCTATGGCGCCGAGCTCGACGGGCGAAACGAGAACAAGGCCGAACTGATCGCCCACATCCTGGACGCCGAAGGCCTGGAGCCCAGCGATGTCTGCATGGTCGGCGACCGCAAGCACGACGTCATCGCCGCGGCCCATCACGCCATCCCGACCATCGGCGTTCTCTGGGGCTTCGGCGGCCGCGACGAACTGGAGGCGGCCGGCGCGGCGATGATCGTGGAAAGCGCCGACGCGCTCTGGGCGCCCGCGCCCATTCGCTGA
- a CDS encoding aromatic ring-hydroxylating oxygenase subunit alpha has protein sequence MKIELEQSFDFHQFVDTKNGTVGRAIFADQAIYEMELERIFARAWNFMCHESQIPKPGDFFLSFIGEESVIATRDKKGELQVLLNSCRHRGNAVCRAESGNARSFLCTYHGWTYGLDGSLIGVPGYKDFYHEQLDKSQWGLVRAGKVASYKGFVFATMDPEAPDLEEYLGPVGRLGMDFMAARGEVVMSEGVQKNIVGCNWKLAADNIFDWYHVDISHASSIQAMFLEMGQAREGVLSVEPQNMRRHRVSIGEYGHAIGGPRMSEADMELLRTRHVEMPSFDAYEDRGWIGTPEVQALLGAEESRHYGHPHIFPNMWISTGGTQIALRLPKGPGKTEVWWFSMREKDASPELEAARRGQHIHVFGPAGMLEQDDGENWDQSTRTMGGVIAQRYPINFQMRLGMDEVKRTEKGVTYMDATVSEHGQLWTWTCWADWMSAENWAALKAKHTVVPDRF, from the coding sequence ATGAAGATCGAACTCGAGCAGAGCTTTGATTTCCACCAGTTCGTCGACACGAAGAACGGCACGGTCGGCCGGGCCATCTTCGCCGACCAGGCGATCTACGAGATGGAGCTGGAACGGATCTTCGCCCGCGCCTGGAACTTCATGTGCCACGAAAGCCAGATCCCCAAGCCGGGCGATTTCTTCCTGAGCTTCATCGGCGAAGAGTCGGTCATCGCCACCCGCGACAAGAAGGGCGAGCTGCAGGTCCTGCTGAACTCCTGCCGTCACCGCGGCAACGCGGTGTGCCGTGCGGAGTCAGGCAACGCGCGCTCGTTCCTCTGCACCTATCACGGTTGGACCTACGGCCTGGACGGATCGCTGATCGGCGTCCCCGGCTACAAGGATTTCTACCACGAGCAACTCGACAAGTCGCAGTGGGGTCTGGTGCGCGCCGGCAAGGTCGCCAGCTACAAGGGCTTCGTCTTCGCCACCATGGATCCGGAGGCGCCGGACCTCGAGGAGTATCTCGGGCCGGTCGGCCGGTTGGGCATGGATTTCATGGCCGCCCGGGGCGAGGTGGTGATGTCCGAGGGGGTCCAGAAGAATATCGTCGGCTGCAACTGGAAGCTGGCCGCGGACAACATCTTCGACTGGTACCATGTGGACATCAGCCACGCCTCCAGCATCCAGGCGATGTTCCTGGAGATGGGCCAGGCGCGCGAAGGCGTGTTGAGCGTCGAGCCGCAGAACATGCGCCGCCACCGGGTCTCGATCGGCGAATATGGCCACGCCATCGGCGGCCCTCGGATGTCTGAGGCGGACATGGAGCTGCTACGCACCCGCCATGTCGAGATGCCGAGCTTCGACGCCTATGAGGACCGAGGCTGGATCGGGACGCCTGAGGTCCAGGCTCTGCTGGGCGCCGAGGAAAGCCGGCACTACGGCCACCCGCACATCTTCCCCAACATGTGGATTTCGACCGGCGGCACCCAGATCGCGCTGCGCCTGCCCAAGGGGCCGGGCAAGACTGAGGTCTGGTGGTTCTCAATGCGCGAGAAAGACGCCAGCCCCGAGCTCGAGGCCGCCCGGCGCGGGCAGCATATCCATGTCTTCGGTCCGGCCGGCATGTTGGAACAGGACGATGGCGAGAACTGGGACCAGTCGACCCGGACCATGGGCGGGGTGATCGCCCAGCGCTATCCGATCAATTTCCAGATGCGTCTCGGCATGGACGAGGTGAAGCGCACTGAAAAGGGCGTGACCTATATGGACGCCACGGTGAGCGAACACGGCCAGCTCTGGACCTGGACCTGCTGGGCCGATTGGATGAGCGCTGAAAACTGGGCCGCGCTTAAGGCCAAGCACACCGTCGTGCCCGACAGGTTCTGA
- the lldD gene encoding FMN-dependent L-lactate dehydrogenase LldD: MKAAAVSDYRELARRRLPHFLFEYIDGGSYAEATLRRNVADLEAITLRQRVLKDVSSIDLSTQLFGQSLAMPVALGPIGLAGLYGRRGEVQAARAAQAAGAPFTLSTMAVCAIDEVAAAGVGPFWFQLYMIRDRGFMRDLLAKAKAAGCSALVFTVDLPVPGARYRDVRSGLAGAPGLAGGLRRFGQTLARPGWAWDVGLNGRPHSLGNVAPVLAGQTGLEDFFAWIRDNFDAATTWRDLAFLRGAWDGPIIIKGVLDVEDAREAARSGADGLVVSNHGGRQLDGALSSAAALPAIAQAVGDQITVLADGGVRSGLDVVRMLALGSKGVLLGRAWAYALAGGGGAGVAHVLQLIEAEIQVAMALTGVARVGDIGPDILAG; encoded by the coding sequence GTGAAAGCGGCTGCGGTCTCCGACTATCGCGAGCTGGCGCGCCGCCGGCTGCCGCATTTCCTCTTCGAATACATCGACGGGGGTTCCTACGCCGAGGCGACCCTGCGCCGGAACGTCGCCGACCTGGAGGCGATCACGCTTCGCCAGCGGGTGCTGAAGGACGTCTCGTCGATCGACCTGTCGACTCAGCTGTTCGGCCAATCCCTGGCGATGCCGGTCGCCCTAGGTCCGATCGGCCTGGCGGGTTTGTACGGGCGGCGCGGCGAGGTGCAGGCCGCACGCGCGGCGCAGGCCGCCGGCGCGCCCTTCACCCTGTCGACCATGGCGGTCTGCGCCATCGACGAGGTCGCCGCGGCCGGCGTCGGGCCCTTCTGGTTTCAGCTCTATATGATCCGCGACCGCGGGTTCATGCGCGACCTGCTGGCCAAGGCGAAGGCGGCGGGCTGCTCGGCTTTGGTGTTCACCGTCGACCTGCCGGTCCCGGGCGCCCGCTACCGCGACGTCCGCTCTGGCCTGGCGGGCGCGCCGGGGCTGGCGGGCGGCCTTCGCCGATTCGGTCAGACGCTCGCCCGGCCGGGCTGGGCCTGGGACGTCGGGCTGAACGGGCGCCCGCACAGCCTGGGCAATGTCGCGCCCGTCCTGGCCGGCCAGACCGGGCTGGAGGACTTCTTCGCCTGGATCCGCGACAACTTCGACGCCGCGACCACCTGGCGCGATCTCGCCTTCCTGCGGGGAGCCTGGGACGGACCGATCATCATCAAGGGCGTCCTCGACGTCGAAGACGCGCGCGAGGCGGCGCGGTCCGGCGCCGACGGCCTGGTGGTGTCTAACCACGGCGGCCGCCAGCTCGACGGCGCCCTGTCTTCAGCCGCGGCGCTCCCGGCTATCGCTCAGGCGGTGGGCGACCAGATCACCGTGCTCGCCGATGGCGGCGTGCGTTCCGGCCTGGATGTGGTGCGGATGCTGGCGCTGGGCTCCAAGGGCGTGCTGCTGGGGCGCGCCTGGGCCTATGCGCTGGCCGGTGGCGGCGGGGCGGGGGTCGCCCATGTGCTGCAGCTTATCGAGGCGGAGATCCAGGTGGCCATGGCGCTGACCGGCGTGGCGCGAGTCGGGGACATCGGGCCGGATATCCTGGCCGGCTGA
- a CDS encoding UDP-glucose dehydrogenase family protein: protein MRVAMIGTGYVGLVSGACFADFGHVVTCIDKDESKIARLKEGGIPIYEPGLDLLVATNVKEGRLFFTTEAEQAVREADAVFIAVGTPSRRGDGHADLSYVYAAAEEVAGYVDGFTVVVTKSTVPVGTGDEIEAIFKRVRPDADVAVISNPEFLREGAAIEDFKRPDRVVVGTTDERAQGVMRELYRPLYLNETPIVFTARRTSELIKYAANAYLAMKITFINEMADLCEAVDADVQQVARGIGLDGRIGGKFLNAGPGYGGSCFPKDTLALVRTARDAGAPTRLIEATVEINDHRKKAMAEKVVQALGGDVAGKTVGVLGVTFKPNTDDMRDAPSLDIIPALQAAGAKVQAFDPEGHEARRMLADVDFKDDAYQVADGADVLVIITEWDQFRALDLARLKGLMNKPVLVDLRNIYLPADVRSKGFEYSSIGRA from the coding sequence ATGCGCGTTGCGATGATTGGCACGGGCTACGTTGGTCTGGTGAGCGGGGCTTGCTTCGCTGATTTTGGTCACGTGGTGACCTGCATCGACAAGGACGAGAGCAAGATCGCGCGCCTGAAGGAGGGCGGCATCCCGATCTATGAGCCGGGCCTGGACCTTTTGGTGGCGACCAACGTCAAGGAAGGCCGGCTGTTCTTCACCACCGAGGCTGAGCAAGCCGTGCGTGAGGCCGATGCGGTGTTCATCGCCGTCGGCACGCCCTCGCGTCGCGGCGACGGCCATGCGGACCTGTCCTACGTCTACGCCGCCGCCGAGGAAGTGGCGGGCTACGTCGACGGCTTCACCGTGGTGGTCACCAAGTCCACCGTGCCCGTGGGCACCGGCGACGAGATCGAGGCGATCTTCAAGCGCGTGCGGCCCGACGCCGACGTGGCGGTGATCTCCAACCCCGAGTTCCTGCGCGAAGGCGCCGCCATCGAGGACTTCAAGCGTCCCGACCGCGTGGTCGTCGGCACCACCGATGAGCGCGCGCAAGGCGTGATGCGCGAGCTCTATCGCCCGCTCTATCTGAACGAGACGCCGATCGTCTTCACCGCGCGGCGCACATCCGAGCTGATCAAGTATGCGGCCAACGCCTATCTCGCCATGAAGATCACCTTTATCAACGAGATGGCCGACCTCTGCGAAGCCGTCGACGCCGACGTCCAGCAGGTCGCCCGCGGCATCGGCCTGGATGGCCGCATCGGCGGCAAGTTCCTGAACGCCGGCCCCGGCTACGGCGGCTCGTGCTTCCCCAAGGATACGCTGGCCCTCGTGCGGACCGCCCGCGACGCCGGCGCGCCCACCCGCCTGATCGAGGCCACCGTCGAGATCAACGACCACCGCAAGAAGGCCATGGCCGAGAAGGTGGTCCAAGCCCTCGGCGGCGACGTCGCCGGCAAGACGGTCGGCGTGCTGGGCGTCACGTTCAAGCCCAACACCGACGACATGCGCGATGCGCCGTCGCTGGACATCATCCCGGCCCTGCAGGCCGCCGGCGCCAAGGTCCAGGCCTTCGATCCCGAGGGCCATGAGGCCCGGCGCATGCTCGCTGACGTCGACTTCAAGGATGACGCCTACCAGGTCGCCGACGGCGCCGACGTCCTGGTGATCATCACCGAGTGGGACCAGTTCCGGGCCCTCGATCTCGCCCGCCTCAAGGGCCTCATGAACAAGCCCGTCCTGGTCGACCTCAGAAACATCTACCTGCCCGCAGACGTCCGATCCAAGGGATTCGAATACTCCTCCATCGGACGGGCCTGA
- a CDS encoding class I SAM-dependent methyltransferase, whose protein sequence is MAGRQKTMDSGSQDGGDVLEGDKTAGAALPLPDADALAASAEMALKLRQPATGSDLFFTHVFNNGPVQPRNHVSVARVFDTAVDLGYLAWPMELRKTAYGRDILDLGCGSSLHGPVFRALGANSYTGIDRNIEPMRKRLRNRRLKTSVSTPFSMADVVRLVPGVTYMRAEETTSRDSFDLILVQGSMTASHPDPEKLFSQLHRALRSGGELTFVHHNFHSWSGHQGKPKGPADFDPQNAEHVQNMDWGHTLFDPPADHKFATDFNRVKLSQLRKIIDRYFDIKTWTPVREKKAIAERLTHGLRRSLDGFTDDELLVKSVTVEARRRDDV, encoded by the coding sequence ATGGCGGGGCGGCAGAAGACGATGGACTCGGGATCGCAAGACGGCGGCGATGTTCTAGAGGGCGACAAGACTGCGGGCGCGGCGCTGCCGCTGCCGGATGCGGACGCACTGGCCGCATCCGCCGAGATGGCGCTGAAGCTGCGCCAGCCAGCGACAGGCTCAGACCTGTTCTTCACACATGTGTTCAACAACGGCCCCGTCCAGCCGCGCAACCATGTTTCCGTCGCGCGCGTATTCGATACGGCGGTCGACCTCGGCTACCTCGCCTGGCCGATGGAACTGCGAAAGACCGCCTACGGACGCGATATCCTTGATCTCGGCTGTGGCTCGTCGCTGCACGGCCCCGTGTTTCGCGCGCTTGGCGCCAACAGTTACACGGGCATCGACCGCAACATCGAACCGATGCGCAAGCGCCTGCGTAACCGCCGCCTGAAGACCAGCGTCTCAACGCCGTTCTCGATGGCCGATGTCGTGCGCCTGGTGCCAGGCGTCACCTACATGCGGGCTGAAGAAACCACCTCGCGCGACAGCTTCGACCTGATCCTGGTGCAAGGCTCCATGACAGCCAGCCACCCGGATCCGGAAAAGCTGTTCTCCCAGCTGCATCGCGCCCTGCGGTCCGGCGGCGAGCTCACCTTCGTCCACCACAATTTCCACAGCTGGTCCGGCCACCAAGGCAAGCCCAAGGGGCCGGCCGACTTCGATCCGCAGAACGCCGAGCACGTGCAGAACATGGACTGGGGCCACACCCTGTTCGATCCGCCGGCCGACCATAAGTTCGCGACTGACTTCAACCGCGTGAAGCTTTCGCAGCTGCGAAAGATCATCGACCGCTACTTCGACATCAAGACGTGGACGCCCGTCCGCGAGAAGAAGGCCATCGCCGAACGGCTGACCCATGGCCTGCGCCGGTCGCTCGACGGCTTCACCGACGACGAACTGCTGGTGAAATCGGTTACTGTCGAAGCTCGCCGTCGCGACGACGTCTAA